A single genomic interval of Mycobacterium sp. DL592 harbors:
- the tilS gene encoding tRNA lysidine(34) synthetase TilS has product MDRPGALARLRATLAGFATDHLPAATSWCVALSGGPDSLALTAAAAATLPTTALIVDHRLQPGSADVAEAARGQALRLGCVHATVLAVRVGTEGGPEAAARTARYAALDAARAEQPVLLAHTLDDQAETVLLGLGRGSGARSIAGMRVCDPPWYRPLLGERRSLTHAACAELGLHAWDDPHNHDPRFTRVRLRDEVLPLLEDVLGGGVAEALARTAAALREDTDALDALAEEALAAADGGAALPVSALTDLPAAVRRRVIRGWLLRGGASGLTDKQIRAVDALVTAWRGQGGVAVGSDLRHQRLFAGRRDRTLVLYVRPV; this is encoded by the coding sequence GTGGATCGACCGGGTGCTCTAGCCCGGCTGCGGGCCACCCTGGCCGGGTTCGCGACGGATCATCTGCCCGCCGCGACCAGCTGGTGCGTGGCGCTGTCCGGCGGACCCGACTCCCTGGCCCTGACCGCCGCGGCCGCCGCGACGCTGCCGACCACTGCGTTGATCGTCGACCACCGGCTGCAGCCCGGCTCGGCGGACGTGGCCGAAGCGGCCCGGGGCCAGGCACTGCGGCTGGGCTGCGTGCACGCCACCGTGCTCGCGGTCCGGGTCGGCACCGAGGGCGGGCCGGAGGCCGCCGCCCGCACGGCCCGCTACGCCGCCCTGGACGCCGCCCGCGCCGAACAGCCGGTGCTGCTCGCCCACACCCTCGACGATCAGGCTGAGACCGTCCTGCTGGGTCTGGGCCGTGGCTCCGGTGCGCGGTCCATCGCCGGAATGCGGGTGTGCGACCCACCCTGGTACCGGCCGCTGCTCGGCGAACGCCGCAGTCTCACCCACGCCGCCTGCGCTGAGCTCGGTCTCCACGCGTGGGACGACCCGCACAACCACGACCCGCGGTTCACCCGGGTACGGCTGCGCGACGAGGTCCTGCCGCTGCTCGAAGACGTCCTCGGCGGAGGTGTGGCCGAGGCGCTGGCCCGCACCGCCGCGGCGCTGCGCGAGGACACCGACGCGCTCGACGCGCTCGCCGAGGAGGCGCTGGCCGCTGCCGACGGCGGTGCCGCCCTGCCGGTGTCGGCGCTGACCGACCTGCCTGCGGCGGTGCGGCGACGGGTGATCCGGGGATGGCTGCTGCGCGGCGGAGCCAGCGGACTCACCGACAAGCAGATTCGTGCGGTAGACGCGCTGGTCACCGCGTGGCGCGGGCAGGGCGGGGTGGCGGTCGGCTCGGATCTGCGCCACCAGCGACTGTTCGCCGGGCGCCGCGACCGCACGCTGGTGTTGTACGTCCGGCCGGTGTAA
- the hpt gene encoding hypoxanthine phosphoribosyltransferase, whose product MSVDDLYSGDIKSVLLSQDQIQARTGELAALVAKDYGNSLDGQDLLLVTVLKGAVMFVTDLARAIPLPTQLEFMAVSSYGSSTSSSGVVRILKDLDRDIHDRDVLIVEDIVDSGLTLSWLLRNLASRHPKSLRVCTLLRKPDAVRADVEISYVGFDIPNEFVVGYGLDYAERYRDLPYIGTLDPKVYQH is encoded by the coding sequence GTGTCGGTGGACGACCTCTATTCCGGGGATATCAAGTCGGTCCTGTTGTCCCAAGATCAGATTCAGGCCCGGACCGGGGAACTGGCGGCCTTGGTCGCCAAGGACTACGGCAACTCCCTCGACGGCCAGGATCTGCTTCTGGTCACCGTCCTCAAGGGCGCGGTCATGTTCGTGACCGACCTGGCGCGGGCCATCCCACTGCCCACCCAGCTGGAGTTCATGGCCGTCAGTTCGTACGGGTCGTCCACGTCATCGTCGGGTGTGGTCCGAATCCTCAAGGATCTCGACCGCGACATCCACGACCGTGACGTGCTCATCGTCGAGGACATTGTCGACTCCGGCCTGACGCTGTCCTGGCTGCTGCGCAACCTCGCCTCCCGGCACCCCAAGTCGCTGCGGGTGTGCACTCTGCTGCGCAAACCCGATGCCGTGCGCGCCGACGTCGAAATCTCCTACGTCGGCTTCGACATCCCCAACGAATTCGTTGTCGGCTACGGCCTGGACTACGCCGAGCGGTACCGCGACCTGCCCTACATCGGCACTCTGGACCCGAAGGTCTATCAGCACTGA
- a CDS encoding MmpS family transport accessory protein, whose amino-acid sequence MTSTTRRLPNNRTRVAMAATVICGAALVAAPNAGADGNVVVYTVTSDGTLSNVTYLDGDGNRQQLNNVSAPWTTTFVGQQVNPTYGVTARSTGSQVSCTITVNGQVIDRDSDNDGTADVDCHEGFGDD is encoded by the coding sequence ATGACTTCGACTACGCGTCGGCTGCCGAACAACCGGACTCGGGTGGCGATGGCGGCCACCGTCATCTGCGGTGCTGCGCTCGTCGCGGCGCCCAACGCGGGGGCCGACGGGAACGTCGTCGTCTACACGGTCACCAGCGACGGAACCCTGTCGAACGTCACCTATCTCGACGGGGACGGCAACCGCCAGCAGCTCAACAACGTGTCAGCGCCGTGGACCACGACATTCGTGGGCCAGCAGGTCAACCCGACCTACGGTGTGACCGCCCGGTCCACCGGGTCCCAGGTGTCCTGCACCATCACGGTCAACGGGCAGGTGATCGACCGGGATTCCGACAACGACGGCACGGCCGACGTCGACTGCCACGAGGGCTTCGGCGACGACTGA
- a CDS encoding SIMPL domain-containing protein: MPIAGRRLIGLVAAAGVTAVVLSGCDAASTAPSGSNPRQVTVVGSGEVKGVPDTLTADVSIEASAPDVTTAMNQTNDRQKAVLNALNASGVDAKDISTTQVSLAPQYSDGSVISGYRASNSIQIKIRKLDTASQVLANVVSAGGDATRINSVSYSIEDDSKLVSDARARAFNNAKERAQQYADLSGLSLGPIISISEAPGSTAPPQPMPAPMPRGAMASEVPLQPGEQTVGFSVTAVWQLG; this comes from the coding sequence ATGCCGATCGCCGGACGCCGACTCATTGGTCTCGTTGCCGCTGCGGGTGTCACCGCCGTGGTTCTCAGCGGCTGCGACGCCGCCAGCACCGCGCCGTCCGGCAGCAACCCGCGCCAGGTGACGGTCGTCGGCTCCGGGGAAGTCAAGGGCGTTCCCGACACGCTGACCGCCGACGTGAGCATCGAGGCGAGCGCGCCGGACGTGACCACGGCGATGAACCAGACCAACGACCGGCAGAAGGCCGTGCTCAATGCGCTCAACGCCAGCGGCGTCGACGCCAAGGACATCAGCACCACGCAGGTCAGCCTTGCGCCGCAGTACAGCGACGGTTCGGTGATCTCCGGCTACCGGGCCAGCAATTCGATCCAGATCAAGATCCGCAAGCTCGACACCGCCTCGCAGGTGCTGGCCAACGTCGTCAGCGCAGGCGGCGACGCGACCCGGATCAACTCGGTGAGCTACTCCATCGAGGACGACTCGAAGCTGGTCAGCGATGCGCGCGCGCGAGCGTTCAACAACGCCAAGGAACGTGCCCAGCAGTACGCCGATCTGTCCGGGCTGTCGTTGGGCCCGATCATCTCGATCAGCGAGGCGCCGGGCAGCACGGCCCCGCCGCAGCCGATGCCGGCACCGATGCCGCGCGGGGCGATGGCCAGCGAGGTGCCGTTGCAGCCGGGCGAGCAGACCGTCGGCTTCTCGGTGACGGCGGTCTGGCAACTCGGCTGA
- a CDS encoding MBL fold metallo-hydrolase: MSRPRLTHLGGPTTLIELDGWRILTDPTFDPPGRRYTFGWGTSSRKIAGPAQPPAEVFPVDAVLLSHDHHADNLDDSGRGLLRQAATVITTVPGAQRISGAAPDVRGLANWESTTLTAPGRAPLRVTATPCRHGPKFSRPIAGKVVGFALHRDGEEAAALWMSGDTVLYEGVREVAQRFPVDVALLHLGGVRFWFTGPVRFTMTAADAVDLIRLMRPNVVVPVHYGGWTHFREPESVMRQTLSDSDVSDRIRWLTPGVPNEV, from the coding sequence ATGTCTCGGCCCCGGCTCACCCACCTCGGTGGTCCCACGACCCTGATCGAGCTCGACGGGTGGCGCATCCTCACCGACCCGACGTTCGACCCGCCCGGGCGGCGGTACACCTTCGGCTGGGGCACGTCGTCACGCAAGATCGCCGGTCCGGCGCAACCGCCGGCCGAGGTGTTTCCGGTCGATGCCGTGCTGCTCAGCCACGATCACCATGCCGACAACCTCGACGACTCCGGTCGCGGACTGCTGCGCCAGGCGGCAACGGTGATCACCACCGTGCCCGGCGCGCAGCGGATTTCCGGTGCAGCGCCCGACGTGCGTGGTCTGGCCAACTGGGAGTCGACGACGTTGACCGCCCCCGGCCGGGCGCCGTTGCGGGTCACTGCGACGCCGTGCCGGCACGGCCCGAAGTTCAGCAGGCCGATCGCCGGGAAGGTGGTCGGTTTCGCCCTGCACCGCGACGGTGAGGAGGCTGCCGCGCTGTGGATGTCCGGTGACACCGTGCTCTATGAGGGTGTGCGCGAGGTGGCTCAACGGTTTCCGGTCGACGTGGCGCTGTTGCATCTGGGTGGCGTGCGGTTCTGGTTCACCGGCCCGGTGCGCTTCACGATGACGGCCGCAGACGCCGTCGACCTGATCCGGCTGATGCGGCCCAATGTCGTGGTGCCTGTGCACTACGGCGGGTGGACCCACTTCCGCGAGCCGGAAAGCGTGATGCGTCAAACACTGTCGGACTCAGATGTGAGTGACCGCATCCGCTGGCTCACCCCGGGCGTACCTAACGAGGTCTAA
- a CDS encoding LLM class flavin-dependent oxidoreductase: MRPLNFGVFVTPFHPVGQSPTVALEYDLERTVALDRLGYDEVWFGEHHSGGYELIACPEVFIAAAAERTKHIRLGTGVVSLPYHHPLMVADRWVLLDHLTRGRVMFGTGPGALPSDAYMMGIDPVEQRQMMQESLEAILALFRAGPDERISRHCDWFTLRDAQLHIRPYTWPYPEISTAAMVSPSGPRLAGTLGTSLLSLSMSVPGGYAALDSAWQIVVDKAAEAGRPEPDRTNWRVLGIVHLADTREQAIDDCTYGLQDFANYFGAAGFVPLSNDVEAPAQTPHEFVAAYAAQGNCCIGTPDDAIAYITDLLEQSGGFGTFLMLGHDWADPKATYHSYDLFARKVIPHFKGQLRAAEASHEWARDMRGDLFGRVGEAIVKAIGEHTGSQA, from the coding sequence ATGCGACCCCTCAACTTCGGCGTGTTCGTCACGCCGTTTCACCCTGTCGGCCAATCCCCCACTGTCGCACTGGAGTATGACCTGGAGCGGACCGTCGCACTGGATAGGCTGGGCTACGACGAGGTGTGGTTCGGCGAGCACCACTCGGGTGGATACGAGCTGATCGCCTGCCCCGAGGTGTTCATCGCCGCGGCCGCCGAACGCACCAAGCACATCCGGCTGGGCACCGGCGTGGTCTCACTGCCCTATCACCACCCGTTGATGGTCGCCGACCGGTGGGTGCTGCTCGACCACCTGACGCGCGGGCGGGTGATGTTCGGAACCGGTCCCGGCGCACTTCCCTCGGACGCCTACATGATGGGCATCGACCCGGTGGAGCAGCGGCAGATGATGCAGGAGTCGCTGGAGGCCATCCTCGCGCTGTTCCGGGCCGGGCCCGACGAACGCATCAGCAGGCACTGCGACTGGTTCACCCTGCGCGACGCGCAGTTGCACATCCGCCCCTACACCTGGCCGTACCCCGAAATATCCACGGCAGCAATGGTTTCACCGTCTGGTCCGCGGCTGGCCGGGACACTGGGCACGTCGCTGCTGTCGTTGTCGATGTCGGTTCCCGGCGGGTACGCGGCCCTGGACAGCGCCTGGCAGATCGTGGTGGACAAGGCCGCCGAAGCGGGCCGTCCGGAGCCCGACCGGACCAACTGGCGGGTGCTGGGCATCGTGCACCTGGCCGATACCCGCGAGCAGGCCATCGACGACTGCACCTACGGGCTGCAGGACTTCGCCAACTACTTCGGTGCGGCCGGGTTCGTGCCGCTGTCCAATGATGTCGAGGCCCCCGCGCAGACACCGCACGAGTTCGTCGCCGCCTATGCGGCGCAAGGTAACTGCTGCATCGGAACCCCAGACGACGCGATCGCCTACATCACCGATCTGCTCGAGCAGTCCGGCGGGTTCGGCACCTTCCTGATGCTCGGCCACGACTGGGCCGACCCGAAAGCGACCTACCACTCCTACGACTTGTTCGCCCGCAAGGTCATCCCGCACTTCAAAGGCCAGCTGCGCGCTGCCGAGGCATCCCACGAGTGGGCCAGGGACATGCGCGGTGACCTGTTCGGCCGGGTGGGCGAAGCGATCGTGAAGGCGATCGGCGAGCACACCGGCAGCCAGGCTTAG